ctgaaaacaacaacaacaacaacaagggAGCAAATGAGAATAACAAGAGAAGAGGATGGGTTGGGTGTTTTGGGGGCTTGGAGGCAGCAATCCTCTAGAGCAGCTGGGGCTGTTTATAAAACACGAggatgaggatgaagaagaaactGATACGCTGGTTGCTTTGCCAGATCTCATCTTGGCACAAATGAAGAAGTGGAGGAAGGTGAAATCGATTGATTCGGTTGTTGTGTCTTATTATGGTGGGTTTGTTAACATATTATGATATTTTGGTAGGTATCAAATCTGAGTCTAGATTAACTGTATAACCGGAAGAAAGAGCATAATCATCTGAATCTGAGTTTGTGTACAATACAAGAATATCAAATCTGAGTCTAGATTAACTGTATGATGAACCAAACCGGAAGAAAGAGCATAATCATCTGAATCTGAGTTTTTGTACAATACAAGAACTGACAATTCGTGGAATCCAAACGAAGAAATTTTCTACCTTTTCAGGTGATGGTGCAGTTTGAGTTAGGTAGACTGTCGTTATTGATCTGATATATTAATTTCGTTAGTCCCCCAATAGGTGCAATGATCATCAGTACAACCCCAATAATTATGCAACTCTGAGAACAATGAAGAAAAAGTTAACAGCATTTCCTTCTTTAATAGCTATTTGTATAGTATAAAAACAGAGGAGTGAGAGAATTTCAAATACATACCCAATTGATAAACCATGATAGACTAAATCTATTTGGTCTCTTCAGGATCAACCATATGATGCAAGGGATCtgaaacacaaaacaaacaaacaaattgtTCAACTCTTCTGAATCATCATCATAACAAAGAATAGCAAAGTAGTATATTTATTTCTTAGGGGGGCTTACAAAGTATGTGGTTGGGGCAAACACGAATCCCCCAAAAAATGATAGCAAAGCACTGAAATACGGTAATGCCACTGCAATACCCATCGTGGCAGCTGCGACCATGATTTCATATGTTTTTAGAGGACCACCACACCAACGTATTATTATCAATTAATAATCTCGaacaaaacacatttttttttaatgattgtGTGGAACTTACCCACGAATGTCCATCGGAtgctaaaccttagaactctagTTGGCCTGAAGTGCCATTTCCTTATCATTACAGATTCGATCATATCAAACACGGGCATTGCgtacaccttttttttttttttttaaagacaaagacaaacataatataattagttTCCCTGGTCGTGTCATGTTTGGTTTTCTTCTATTCATATAAAGTAGTACCTGGTAGCTTCCGAGGAGGTGTACGACCACAAACATGTTGGCAAGAATGATAAGTGCCTTGGGATCATGGAGTGATGTCAGTATGTTTTCTTCGACATTGTTCCCAAAGGTCTTAAACCCTATAAGAGCCACAGGGAAGTAGCAGAAAGCTACGATGAGATAAGCTACGATGGCTCCCTTCCACATGGGTCGTTTCGACGGATTCTCTGGTGTTGATGGGATCGTTGCTTGAATTTCTAAAACAACGTTATGACCTGCGTACGCAAAAGCCATCTCCCCCAGTCCACCTAACAAGTCTAACGGCACCGAGTTTGATCTTGTTTTGTAACCGTACTTGACACTCTCTGGGGCCTCCCTTGCCAGTGAGGCTACCCAAGCTATCGTGGAATAGCTGTGCATGCACGCAAAACATTGAtgacttaatatatatattgtttctctttttttttccccaataaATAATGTCTGCCATACCATACCTTACAGACATGACGGCAGCTACCAAAGAGACACCGGAAATTGAGTTGAAGTTCTTTAGAAGGGAGAGCACAAACTGTGAAGAGGCAAATATCAAAATGAAGTGTCGGATTGTCAGCTTTGTGCACTTGTCATCTCCCACAGAAAGTTGATGAACCTTTTTCAACGATTCACCTCCGGTCACCATATAGATAATGCACGCACTGGTTTCAACAAGAAGCTGTAGCGGCACGATGATGTACAAACCAAGCTTCCTCCCAAAGGCTGCCTGACCCAACTCGTGGTACCTATCAAACCGTTGCCCTTCAAACATCTCGTGCATCTCAATCATTTGCCAGAGGGTGTACAACGTGATCACCCATGAGAGGATCAGCACCGCAACCCCAGGTCCCCTGATATTTTAAGTACAACAACAAATCAAGTTTATAATTTCACTTGTGAGAAGAAGAGGATTATACCATCCAAGCTCTGACATGGCGTAGGGAAGGCCAAGAACTCCAGCACCAACCATTGCAGTTACGTTGTGGAAAGCTGAATAGTACCAATTTGCATTTCTTGATGCTGTTATTGGAAGCCAATCTTCCAGATCAAATGATTGATGATCCTGCAAATGCATGATTTATCATTTTACAACACATCATTCATCAAAAATTAAACACTTTCAAGACCAAAATTAATTAAGGTTTTCTAAGATCGTATCACTGTGTTACAAAgcatatctttatatatatatatatatatatatatatatatatatatataatcatgatTATATCATAAAGAGAGCTTAATTACCTCCACATGATCTCGGTTTGGTGGACTTTGGATCATTGCGGACACAAACTTTAGGAATGTTGTTGTGACTTGTGAGGCAATAGTTGTGTTATCTCCTTTTCTATGTGGTTCCAAAAGTTTGTATACAAAGAGAGATAGAAGTTGACTTTGACCTATTGGAAGTGCCTTGAATGAACTGTGTTCGTCCctgatattttgtttgtttgaaatTACCAGGAAATTTATTTATAGTGTTGTTCAACTCTTTTATTATTCGTATTAGAAATGGTCGTCGATTGGGATACATGTCAATAAGTAAATAACT
This genomic interval from Brassica napus cultivar Da-Ae chromosome A6, Da-Ae, whole genome shotgun sequence contains the following:
- the LOC125575782 gene encoding lysine histidine transporter-like 3 produces the protein MIQSPPNRDHVEDHQSFDLEDWLPITASRNANWYYSAFHNVTAMVGAGVLGLPYAMSELGWGPGVAVLILSWVITLYTLWQMIEMHEMFEGQRFDRYHELGQAAFGRKLGLYIIVPLQLLVETSACIIYMVTGGESLKKVHQLSVGDDKCTKLTIRHFILIFASSQFVLSLLKNFNSISGVSLVAAVMSVSYSTIAWVASLAREAPESVKYGYKTRSNSVPLDLLGGLGEMAFAYAGHNVVLEIQATIPSTPENPSKRPMWKGAIVAYLIVAFCYFPVALIGFKTFGNNVEENILTSLHDPKALIILANMFVVVHLLGSYQVYAMPVFDMIESVMIRKWHFRPTRVLRFSIRWTFVAATMGIAVALPYFSALLSFFGGFVFAPTTYFIPCIIWLILKRPNRFSLSWFINWSCIIIGVVLMIIAPIGGLTKLIYQINNDSLPNSNCTIT